In Bacillus sp. KH172YL63, one genomic interval encodes:
- the wecB gene encoding non-hydrolyzing UDP-N-acetylglucosamine 2-epimerase, which translates to MKIVTVLGTRPEIIRLSLIMKKLDVLADEHIIVHSGQNFTHSLNGIFFKELGLRQPDYVLASAQQSLGEQLSSLFTELEKILLKEKPDKVLVLGDTNSGLSAILAERMMIPVVHMEAGNRCFDLNVPEEKNRKIIDAVSSYNLVYTPYSKTNLLKEGMTASKIIITGNPIFEVLTHYQPQIEESNILQELLLGSKDYFLATIHRAENVDNPAHLSTIVGALNELAMTYKKRIILSTHPRTRSKLHSSPHLSLHPFIELHEPFGFFDFIKLEKNAFCVLTDSGTVQEECCIFHIPTVTVRKTTERPETVDCGSNFISGLSEKAILNGVKVMSSKSSNWICPAEYLDRHVSDKVINILLGGSDIVY; encoded by the coding sequence ATGAAAATCGTAACTGTATTGGGAACGAGACCGGAAATCATCCGGTTGAGCCTGATCATGAAGAAACTGGACGTGCTTGCAGACGAGCATATCATCGTCCATTCCGGCCAGAATTTCACCCATTCATTAAATGGCATCTTCTTCAAGGAGCTCGGTCTGAGACAGCCGGATTATGTACTCGCAAGCGCCCAACAATCTCTTGGTGAACAGCTTTCATCCCTGTTCACGGAGCTGGAGAAGATCCTGTTAAAAGAAAAACCGGACAAAGTCCTTGTCCTGGGGGATACAAACAGCGGGCTCAGTGCGATTCTCGCTGAAAGAATGATGATCCCCGTCGTTCACATGGAAGCAGGAAACCGCTGTTTCGATCTGAATGTCCCGGAAGAAAAAAACCGGAAGATCATCGATGCCGTTTCTTCCTATAATTTAGTCTACACGCCATACAGCAAAACCAATTTACTCAAAGAAGGGATGACAGCAAGTAAAATCATCATAACGGGTAATCCAATCTTCGAAGTCTTGACCCACTATCAGCCTCAAATAGAAGAAAGCAACATCCTGCAAGAGCTCTTATTAGGCAGTAAAGACTACTTTCTAGCGACCATTCACAGGGCTGAAAATGTTGACAATCCCGCTCATCTTTCCACGATTGTCGGAGCATTGAATGAATTGGCTATGACGTACAAAAAAAGGATCATCCTGAGCACCCATCCGAGAACTCGTTCGAAACTCCACTCGTCTCCCCACCTATCATTGCATCCCTTTATCGAACTTCACGAACCATTCGGCTTTTTTGACTTCATCAAGCTTGAGAAAAATGCTTTCTGTGTGCTGACAGACAGTGGCACCGTTCAGGAAGAATGCTGTATTTTCCATATTCCGACCGTTACGGTCAGAAAGACGACGGAAAGACCCGAGACGGTGGATTGCGGCAGTAACTTCATTTCAGGATTGAGTGAAAAAGCGATTCTTAATGGTGTCAAAGTGATGAGTTCTAAAAGCTCTAACTGGATATGTCCTGCTGAATATCTGGATCGTCATGTTTCAGATAAAGTGATTAATATTTTATTAGGAGGTTCTGACATTGTTTACTAA
- a CDS encoding glycosyltransferase: MVQAFYHQRAYTVGITGSKKEGIEVKVSIIIPFYNCPYVDRAIKSALNQTYQQVEVILVDDGSTEHFEKIKPFKDRIKYIRKANGGTASALNTGLRHATGTYFAWLSSDDMFTVGKIERQLTYMQAIRSKVSYTAFKVIDEKDKVINEIHSRRMTKNMFRNVLLKACPVNGCTVMAEIDLIKQAGWFDESLKYTQDYEMWCRLMLHTRMDYLDEALVLYRVHPQMGSAKNGKGMLQESQAIQRKYLKYFQMDRNKNKR; encoded by the coding sequence TTGGTACAAGCATTTTACCATCAACGGGCATATACTGTCGGTATCACCGGATCTAAGAAAGAGGGGATTGAAGTGAAGGTATCCATTATCATTCCATTCTATAATTGCCCATATGTGGACCGGGCCATCAAAAGCGCTTTAAATCAAACGTATCAACAGGTCGAAGTCATCCTGGTGGATGATGGTTCCACCGAACATTTTGAAAAAATTAAACCGTTTAAAGATAGAATCAAATATATAAGAAAAGCAAACGGGGGAACAGCTTCTGCCTTGAACACAGGGTTAAGGCATGCAACAGGCACATATTTTGCTTGGTTGAGCTCAGACGATATGTTTACAGTAGGAAAGATTGAAAGGCAATTGACATATATGCAGGCAATCCGTTCTAAAGTTTCATATACGGCTTTCAAGGTCATAGATGAAAAAGATAAAGTCATAAATGAAATCCATTCAAGGAGAATGACAAAGAATATGTTCAGGAATGTACTCTTGAAGGCCTGTCCTGTCAATGGATGTACAGTGATGGCAGAAATCGATTTAATTAAGCAGGCAGGATGGTTCGATGAATCATTAAAATATACGCAAGACTATGAGATGTGGTGCAGGCTGATGCTTCATACGCGCATGGATTATTTGGATGAGGCACTGGTGCTGTATCGTGTACATCCGCAGATGGGGTCGGCGAAGAATGGAAAGGGTATGCTGCAGGAATCACAGGCAATACAGAGGAAATACCTGAAATATTTTCAGATGGACCGTAATAAAAATAAGAGATGA
- a CDS encoding glycosyltransferase family 4 protein, with the protein MRILIATVFPLPGGGIWSFVSNLRENLVKQGHQVDIMCTSDNNSTLVLLEGKLKVDLAPYRSYVNHRLMKAYPHMVHNPWVYHAESNRYLFEQGAKNVDLSKYDLIHAQDVICAVALSRLKPVNVPLVTSIHGFLSGAIFHQYKSVNLNMQAEDIWKTFLLRYYSKIEAIGYEVSDVIHTSSRWMRGIILSEFNIPAAKIYTFKYGVKLSDFDSGPIIQKRKDKKIILVNSRLVYLKGLQQLVEALSFLKSRDDWECWIIGEGELKGKLKDRCEELGIGRKVIFWGTTSQVKEILQLSDMLVLPSLQENQPFAVIEAQLMGVPTIVSDAGGLPEMVEHGKNGFIVEKENSLQLAEKIEYLLSNPQLRTQMSQYAKMHGKDLWDVEKLGRNTLMIYTQALQTKQR; encoded by the coding sequence ATGAGAATATTAATAGCTACTGTATTTCCGCTACCCGGGGGTGGAATCTGGTCATTTGTGTCCAATTTGAGGGAGAATCTTGTCAAGCAGGGACATCAGGTAGACATCATGTGCACAAGTGACAATAACTCTACGCTCGTTCTGCTGGAAGGAAAGTTGAAAGTCGATCTCGCTCCTTATCGTTCATATGTGAATCACCGATTGATGAAAGCCTACCCTCATATGGTGCATAATCCTTGGGTGTACCATGCGGAATCAAATCGATATTTGTTCGAACAGGGTGCGAAAAATGTGGATTTGTCCAAATACGATCTCATTCATGCCCAGGATGTCATTTGTGCGGTGGCGTTGAGTCGTTTGAAGCCTGTGAATGTGCCGCTTGTCACGAGCATTCACGGTTTTTTGTCGGGCGCCATCTTCCATCAGTACAAATCGGTGAATCTGAATATGCAGGCTGAGGATATTTGGAAGACGTTTCTTCTTCGCTATTATTCGAAGATAGAGGCAATAGGCTATGAAGTGAGTGACGTCATCCATACTTCAAGCCGGTGGATGAGGGGGATCATCCTAAGTGAATTCAACATTCCCGCTGCGAAAATCTATACGTTCAAATACGGGGTGAAGCTTTCTGATTTCGACAGCGGTCCCATTATCCAAAAGAGAAAAGATAAAAAAATTATCCTCGTCAATAGCCGGCTCGTGTACTTAAAGGGTCTTCAGCAACTGGTCGAAGCCCTTTCATTTTTGAAATCAAGAGACGATTGGGAATGTTGGATCATTGGAGAAGGAGAGCTAAAGGGGAAATTGAAAGATCGTTGTGAGGAGCTCGGGATCGGCAGAAAGGTGATCTTCTGGGGAACTACGTCTCAAGTGAAGGAAATCTTGCAACTTTCGGACATGCTGGTGTTGCCGAGTCTTCAGGAAAACCAGCCATTTGCCGTGATAGAGGCACAGCTGATGGGGGTTCCCACGATTGTAAGTGACGCCGGAGGGCTCCCTGAAATGGTCGAACACGGAAAGAATGGATTTATTGTTGAAAAAGAGAACAGCCTGCAGCTCGCTGAAAAAATTGAGTATCTGTTAAGTAACCCTCAGCTGAGAACACAGATGAGCCAGTATGCAAAAATGCATGGTAAAGATCTATGGGATGTTGAAAAGTTAGGGAGAAATACCTTAATGATATACACCCAAGCTCTCCAAACAAAACAAAGGTAA
- a CDS encoding 2-oxoacid:ferredoxin oxidoreductase subunit beta → MATFKDFRNNVKPNWCPGCGDFSVQAAIQRASANVGLDPEQLAVVSGIGCSGRISGYINSYGFHGIHGRSLPIAQGLKMANKDLTVIASGGDGDGFAIGLGHTIHAIRRNVDVTYIVMDNQIYGLTKGQTSPRSASGFKTKSTPEGSIEPALAPMEMALTAGATFVAQSFSSDLKELTALIEAGLNHKGFSLINVFSPCVTYNKTNTYDWFKENLTKLADVEGYDPSNREQAMNTLMEKDGLVTGLIYQNQQQPSYQELVAGYSEEPLSSHDLKLSEDTFEDLVKEFM, encoded by the coding sequence ATGGCTACCTTTAAAGATTTCAGGAACAATGTGAAGCCAAACTGGTGTCCTGGGTGCGGTGACTTCTCCGTACAGGCAGCGATCCAGCGGGCTTCGGCAAATGTTGGGCTCGATCCTGAGCAATTGGCAGTCGTATCAGGTATCGGATGTTCCGGGCGAATTTCCGGATATATCAATTCATACGGCTTCCATGGAATCCATGGACGATCCCTTCCAATCGCACAAGGTTTAAAGATGGCAAATAAAGATTTAACCGTGATCGCATCAGGCGGTGATGGAGATGGATTTGCCATCGGCCTTGGACATACGATCCATGCAATCCGGCGGAATGTCGATGTGACATACATTGTCATGGATAATCAAATATACGGATTGACGAAAGGGCAAACATCGCCACGTTCGGCGTCAGGATTTAAAACAAAGTCTACGCCGGAGGGCAGCATCGAACCTGCACTTGCACCGATGGAAATGGCACTCACCGCAGGCGCGACCTTCGTTGCACAAAGTTTCTCTTCCGACCTGAAAGAACTGACGGCATTGATCGAAGCGGGGTTGAACCATAAAGGCTTCTCCCTGATCAACGTATTCAGTCCTTGTGTGACATACAACAAAACCAATACGTATGATTGGTTCAAAGAGAATTTGACGAAGCTTGCAGATGTTGAGGGCTATGATCCTTCTAATCGGGAGCAGGCCATGAACACCTTGATGGAGAAAGACGGACTTGTCACAGGTCTGATTTATCAAAATCAACAGCAGCCGTCCTATCAGGAGCTTGTGGCAGGCTATTCAGAAGAACCTCTGAGCAGTCATGACCTAAAGCTTTCTGAAGATACATTTGAAGATTTAGTTAAAGAATTCATGTAA
- a CDS encoding glycosyltransferase family 4 protein produces MKLLFVFYVPSGGVETLNRQRAVALQKSGVRCDFLYYSKRRNLLNHEGSHVFITNDDQEIKAILHKGKYDTVIITSDYRAMERFRSLGYKGKIILEIQGYGPKEVARAEMGKAIPFVQQYCDALLYPKTPHIGAIFREFFASTPIFEFNNCFDHMAFTYQKLPKKDRPIIAWIGRLEDNKNWREFLHIGHHLRQKNPAIDLYMFEDPSLSTPKERQDFIQLKGMLGLDDSVHLLQNLPNSQMPRYFSMIGDSGGFLCSTSKVEGAPYSPLEAMSCRCPVLTTDSDGVRSSILHNQTGKYYQLGNIQQAVVQAEELMGNATLRKYIIENALLHLKSQFSHEQYAFHFNKMLKSIGV; encoded by the coding sequence ATGAAATTACTATTCGTCTTTTACGTACCGAGCGGCGGTGTCGAAACGTTAAACAGACAAAGGGCGGTTGCTCTGCAAAAGTCCGGGGTCCGCTGTGACTTTCTTTACTACAGCAAGCGAAGAAATTTGCTGAACCACGAGGGATCCCATGTGTTCATCACGAATGATGACCAGGAAATCAAAGCGATCCTGCACAAAGGCAAGTATGATACAGTGATTATTACGTCGGATTACAGGGCGATGGAAAGGTTCAGATCGTTGGGGTATAAGGGGAAAATCATCCTCGAAATACAGGGTTATGGCCCTAAAGAAGTTGCCAGGGCTGAAATGGGGAAAGCCATTCCATTTGTCCAACAATATTGTGATGCCCTGCTTTATCCCAAGACCCCCCATATTGGGGCGATTTTCAGAGAATTCTTTGCATCCACGCCCATTTTTGAATTCAACAATTGCTTTGATCACATGGCATTCACGTATCAAAAACTCCCAAAAAAAGACCGTCCGATCATTGCCTGGATCGGACGGCTGGAAGATAACAAAAATTGGCGGGAATTTCTACACATCGGGCACCACCTCCGTCAAAAAAACCCTGCCATTGATTTATACATGTTCGAGGACCCGAGCCTATCCACTCCAAAAGAGAGACAGGATTTCATTCAATTAAAAGGTATGCTCGGACTCGATGATTCTGTCCATCTTCTTCAAAATTTGCCCAACAGTCAAATGCCCCGCTATTTTTCCATGATCGGGGACTCTGGAGGCTTCTTATGTTCTACTTCGAAAGTAGAAGGTGCCCCGTATTCACCGCTTGAAGCGATGAGCTGCCGGTGTCCGGTTTTAACAACAGACTCTGATGGTGTGAGAAGTTCGATTCTTCATAATCAAACCGGTAAATACTATCAGCTCGGCAACATTCAACAGGCTGTTGTTCAAGCTGAAGAACTGATGGGAAATGCCACTTTGCGTAAATATATTATTGAAAATGCACTTCTACACTTAAAATCTCAATTCAGTCATGAACAATATGCCTTTCACTTCAATAAAATGTTGAAATCCATCGGCGTGTAA
- a CDS encoding SDR family NAD(P)-dependent oxidoreductase: MFTNKTILVTGGTGSWGNELVSQLLEKDPKEIRIFSRNETSQVLMKQKFENHPKLTFVIGDVRDKEAVSEASQKVDYIFHLAALKHVPVCEFQPLEALKTNVLGTQNIIDAAIENNVEKVINISTDKAANPSNFYGFTKAMGEKLIINANVLTDKTKFVCVRGGNVLGTNGSVIHVFKHGIKTKSKIGITDKKMTRFFLTIKDAIKLLFKATYESHGGEIFVMKMPTCKIIDLAQVLIDQYSPDKEVTIEELGIRPGEKLHELLLTEFESHNTIVYDNEYFVILPTIPIEGLMESYQDFPQVDLDTYSSSDNIIPYDEIKTMLKDGGFLE; this comes from the coding sequence TTGTTTACTAATAAAACAATACTAGTGACAGGCGGTACCGGTTCATGGGGAAATGAACTCGTATCACAATTACTTGAAAAAGATCCAAAGGAAATCCGCATTTTCTCCCGGAATGAAACAAGCCAGGTATTGATGAAGCAGAAATTTGAAAATCATCCTAAACTGACGTTCGTCATCGGGGATGTGAGGGACAAAGAAGCGGTATCCGAAGCTTCTCAAAAGGTCGATTACATTTTTCACCTGGCTGCATTGAAGCATGTGCCAGTGTGTGAATTCCAGCCATTGGAAGCACTGAAAACCAACGTATTGGGAACCCAGAACATCATTGATGCGGCGATCGAAAATAATGTAGAAAAAGTCATAAACATTTCCACTGATAAAGCGGCCAACCCGTCCAATTTTTATGGGTTCACTAAGGCGATGGGAGAGAAATTGATTATCAATGCCAACGTATTGACAGATAAAACAAAATTTGTCTGCGTCCGGGGCGGGAATGTGCTTGGGACCAATGGCAGTGTCATACATGTATTCAAGCATGGAATCAAAACTAAATCAAAGATCGGCATAACCGATAAAAAGATGACCCGCTTCTTCCTGACGATAAAAGATGCAATCAAACTATTATTCAAAGCAACCTACGAAAGCCATGGGGGAGAAATCTTTGTCATGAAGATGCCGACATGCAAAATCATTGACCTCGCTCAAGTGTTGATCGATCAATATTCCCCTGACAAGGAAGTCACCATTGAAGAGCTCGGTATCCGTCCAGGGGAGAAACTCCATGAACTTCTACTGACGGAATTTGAAAGCCATAATACAATCGTTTACGATAATGAGTACTTTGTCATCCTGCCGACGATTCCGATCGAGGGCCTGATGGAGTCCTATCAAGATTTTCCCCAGGTGGACCTCGATACGTATTCTTCAAGTGACAACATCATCCCATATGATGAAATCAAGACGATGCTGAAGGATGGAGGTTTTCTAGAATGA
- a CDS encoding NAD-dependent epimerase/dehydratase family protein encodes MKAFVTGGAGFIGSHLVDTLISRGDTVHVIDNLSSGKKEFIHPSSVFHQLDICSPSVQRLILDEKPDVIYHMAAQADVSRSTSSPFSDMHSNLAGTINLLEACRRTPIKKFVFSSTSAVYGNVMCDKINEIQPPNPISFYGLSKYAAERYIRLYNDTFNIPYSILRYGNVYGPRQTSKGEGGVIAVFLETLKRNEALKINGDGLQTRDYIYVQDVVDANIAAAEEPKNLVVQISTGESTSILQLIQLIQENHDTEVKTFHGADRQGDIKHSCLDNSLATASLQWKPSYTIEEGIRNTYRC; translated from the coding sequence TTGAAAGCATTTGTAACAGGCGGAGCCGGTTTCATCGGTTCCCATTTGGTTGATACCCTCATTTCAAGGGGGGATACGGTTCATGTGATTGATAACCTGAGCAGCGGTAAGAAGGAGTTCATCCACCCTTCCTCCGTATTCCATCAATTAGATATATGTTCACCGAGTGTTCAACGGCTCATTTTGGATGAAAAGCCGGATGTGATCTACCATATGGCCGCACAGGCTGATGTGTCGAGGTCAACCTCCTCCCCTTTTTCGGATATGCACTCAAATTTGGCAGGCACAATCAACTTATTGGAAGCTTGCAGAAGGACCCCAATCAAGAAATTTGTCTTCTCCTCCACTTCAGCGGTATACGGCAATGTAATGTGTGACAAAATCAATGAAATCCAGCCGCCTAATCCCATCTCATTCTATGGGTTATCTAAATATGCAGCAGAAAGATATATCAGGTTATACAATGACACATTCAATATTCCCTACTCCATCCTTCGTTACGGAAATGTATATGGCCCAAGGCAGACATCGAAAGGGGAAGGCGGGGTTATCGCCGTCTTCCTTGAAACACTCAAAAGAAATGAAGCGTTGAAAATTAATGGGGACGGACTTCAAACCCGTGATTATATTTATGTGCAAGACGTGGTGGACGCCAATATTGCTGCTGCAGAAGAACCAAAAAATCTGGTCGTGCAGATCAGTACAGGAGAAAGTACTTCGATCCTTCAATTGATTCAACTCATACAAGAAAATCATGACACGGAAGTCAAGACATTCCACGGAGCTGACCGCCAAGGAGATATTAAACATAGCTGCCTTGATAATTCACTTGCGACAGCATCTCTTCAATGGAAACCGTCCTATACAATAGAAGAAGGGATTCGCAATACGTACCGCTGTTGA
- a CDS encoding M67 family metallopeptidase, with protein sequence MSKLVYMRIMLEVRKDLPNEACGLLSGSGNQCLTVWPMTNTEPTPFSFAIDPVEQDRVMEEMVMKKETFLGIYHSHPNGRPVPSRDDVEYSLYPDVYYFIAAVSVKGEELRCYKINHGKVRHIEILIQ encoded by the coding sequence ATGTCCAAGCTTGTCTATATGAGAATCATGCTGGAAGTCAGAAAAGACCTGCCAAATGAAGCCTGTGGGCTGCTTTCCGGATCAGGCAATCAGTGCCTGACGGTTTGGCCGATGACCAATACGGAGCCCACCCCTTTTTCATTTGCCATCGATCCAGTGGAGCAAGACCGGGTGATGGAGGAGATGGTTATGAAGAAAGAAACCTTCCTTGGTATTTATCACTCACATCCAAATGGCCGCCCGGTACCATCCAGGGACGATGTGGAATATTCGCTTTATCCTGATGTGTATTATTTCATTGCTGCTGTTAGTGTAAAGGGAGAAGAGCTCCGCTGCTACAAGATCAATCACGGGAAAGTCCGGCATATCGAAATTCTCATTCAATAA
- a CDS encoding 2-oxoacid:acceptor oxidoreductase subunit alpha — translation MKEQLSWKVGGQQGEGIESTGEIFSMALNRLGYFLYGYRHFSSRIKGGHTNNKIRVSTTQVRAIADDLDILVAFDQETIDVNYKELHSDGVIIADAKFKPEKPEDTDASLFIVPFTEMATALGTSLMKNMVAVGATCAVLNLNPGVFKEVVEEIFGRKGEAVVEKNMEAIKKGFEAMKEALGDKVGSLQLKEADGKKRMFMIGNDAIALGALAGGVRLMAAYPITPASEIMEYLIKKLPMVGGTVIQTEDEIAAATMAIGANYGGIRSFTASAGPGLSLMMEAIGLSGMTEQPLVVVDTQRGGPSTGLPTKQEQSDLMAMIYGTHGEIPKIVLAPSTVQEAFYDTVEAFNLAEEYQCPVIILSDLQLSLGKQTVEPLDYSKVEIRRGKLVRQESDLDELEPKKYYKRYEVTEDGVSPRVIPGMKNGIHHVTGVEHDETGKPSESPVNRQAQMDKRMRKLENIAFKQPIHINAPHEEADLLLVGFNSTRGVIEEAMGRLEADGVKVNHAHIRLIHPFPADELEPLMQSAKKVVVIENNATGQLASIIKMNVGYGNKLTKMTKYDGTPFLPNEIHTRCKELN, via the coding sequence ATGAAGGAACAACTTTCATGGAAGGTTGGCGGCCAGCAGGGTGAAGGGATTGAGAGTACGGGTGAAATCTTCTCGATGGCACTCAATCGCCTCGGCTATTTCTTATATGGATATCGCCACTTCTCCTCCCGTATCAAAGGGGGACATACAAATAATAAGATTCGGGTCAGCACGACACAAGTACGTGCCATTGCCGATGACTTAGATATCCTGGTTGCCTTTGATCAGGAAACGATTGATGTAAATTATAAAGAATTACATAGTGATGGTGTCATCATTGCAGATGCAAAATTCAAGCCTGAGAAGCCTGAAGATACTGATGCATCCCTGTTCATCGTTCCTTTTACAGAGATGGCGACGGCACTTGGCACGTCCCTGATGAAGAACATGGTGGCTGTAGGGGCAACCTGTGCAGTCTTGAACCTAAATCCGGGAGTATTCAAGGAAGTCGTTGAAGAAATCTTCGGACGTAAAGGCGAAGCTGTTGTAGAGAAGAACATGGAAGCCATCAAAAAGGGCTTCGAAGCGATGAAAGAAGCGCTCGGGGATAAAGTCGGGTCGTTACAGCTGAAAGAAGCCGACGGAAAGAAACGGATGTTCATGATCGGAAACGATGCGATTGCACTCGGTGCATTGGCAGGGGGCGTGCGGCTGATGGCTGCCTACCCGATCACCCCGGCCTCTGAAATTATGGAATACCTGATTAAGAAACTTCCGATGGTGGGCGGAACAGTGATCCAGACAGAAGATGAAATTGCAGCGGCAACGATGGCGATCGGTGCAAACTACGGAGGGATCCGTTCATTCACGGCTTCAGCAGGACCCGGTCTTTCCCTCATGATGGAAGCAATCGGTTTATCCGGGATGACTGAACAGCCTCTTGTAGTGGTAGACACGCAGCGGGGAGGCCCTTCTACAGGATTGCCGACCAAACAGGAGCAGTCCGACTTGATGGCGATGATTTACGGTACCCACGGTGAAATCCCTAAAATCGTTCTCGCTCCGAGCACGGTTCAGGAGGCGTTTTATGATACGGTTGAAGCTTTCAACCTGGCAGAAGAATATCAATGTCCTGTCATCATCCTTTCCGACCTTCAGCTTTCATTAGGAAAGCAAACCGTTGAGCCCCTGGATTACAGCAAAGTCGAAATCCGCAGAGGGAAGCTCGTCCGACAGGAGTCCGATTTGGACGAATTGGAACCGAAAAAGTATTACAAACGCTATGAAGTAACGGAAGACGGGGTATCACCACGTGTCATTCCAGGTATGAAAAATGGGATCCACCATGTAACGGGGGTCGAGCACGACGAAACAGGAAAGCCTTCTGAATCGCCTGTAAACCGACAGGCTCAGATGGATAAACGGATGAGAAAGCTTGAGAACATCGCATTCAAACAACCGATTCATATCAACGCGCCCCACGAAGAAGCAGACCTGCTGTTAGTGGGCTTCAACTCGACACGAGGTGTCATTGAAGAAGCGATGGGCAGGCTGGAAGCAGATGGTGTGAAAGTGAATCATGCACATATCCGTTTGATTCATCCTTTCCCTGCAGATGAATTGGAACCATTGATGCAATCAGCCAAAAAGGTGGTCGTGATCGAAAACAACGCCACCGGTCAACTGGCAAGCATTATCAAAATGAATGTCGGCTATGGTAATAAGCTCACGAAGATGACCAAGTATGACGGCACACCATTCTTGCCAAATGAAATTCACACTAGATGTAAGGAGTTGAACTGA
- a CDS encoding dTDP-4-dehydrorhamnose reductase family protein, which translates to MKILVLGGHGMAGHVIVDYLQGRGHQVSYSVRKKDLKGIELDVRNLGRVREVLLAERSDIVINATGLLNDYAEAHVKESIEVNALLPHALVDIVNEYGGKLIHISTDCVFSGNRGKYTEQDVKDGSNIYSKTKSLGEIQSSPHLTIRTSIIGPELKDDGIGLLHWFLRQQGEIYGYQNVYWNGVTTLELAKAIEDLINEGISGLYHLSADKGISKYELLVLFKETFQKYEVEIIPVPEPVHDKTLIHTRSDYKYPVKDYKKMLQELHEWMEGK; encoded by the coding sequence ATGAAGATTCTCGTTCTAGGGGGGCATGGAATGGCAGGACACGTCATCGTTGACTATTTGCAAGGCCGCGGGCACCAAGTCTCATATTCGGTCAGAAAAAAAGATTTAAAGGGAATAGAATTAGATGTGAGGAATCTCGGCAGAGTGCGGGAGGTCCTGCTTGCAGAACGTTCAGACATCGTCATCAATGCGACGGGCTTACTGAATGATTATGCGGAAGCACATGTGAAAGAATCGATTGAAGTGAATGCATTGCTGCCCCATGCCCTTGTGGACATCGTGAATGAATACGGGGGGAAGCTGATCCATATCAGCACTGATTGTGTATTCTCGGGAAACAGGGGGAAGTATACGGAGCAAGATGTGAAGGATGGATCCAATATCTATTCAAAAACGAAATCACTTGGAGAGATCCAGTCTTCGCCCCATTTGACAATCAGGACCTCGATTATCGGACCTGAATTGAAGGATGATGGAATCGGTCTCCTTCACTGGTTTCTCCGTCAGCAGGGGGAAATATATGGCTATCAAAACGTCTACTGGAACGGTGTTACCACATTGGAGCTTGCCAAAGCAATAGAGGACCTCATCAATGAGGGGATATCCGGCCTTTACCATCTAAGTGCAGATAAGGGAATCTCAAAATATGAACTACTGGTGCTGTTCAAAGAAACGTTTCAAAAATATGAAGTAGAGATCATCCCTGTTCCGGAGCCGGTGCATGATAAAACGCTCATTCATACACGGAGCGACTATAAATATCCAGTGAAAGATTATAAAAAAATGCTGCAGGAACTTCATGAATGGATGGAAGGGAAATGA